One genomic segment of Mycolicibacterium gilvum includes these proteins:
- the rraA gene encoding ribonuclease E activity regulator RraA produces MALTPRPTADLVDEIGPEVRSCDLQMRQFGGRSEFAGPITTVRCFEDNALLKSVLSEPGDGGVLVVDGDGSVHTALVGDVIAELGRSNGWSGLIINGAVRDASTLRTLDIGIKALGTNPRKSSKTGDGVRDAVVEFGGVVFTPGDIAYSDDDGIVVVTAD; encoded by the coding sequence ATGGCACTCACCCCCCGTCCGACCGCGGATCTGGTCGACGAGATCGGCCCCGAGGTGCGTAGCTGCGACCTGCAGATGCGTCAGTTCGGGGGCAGGTCGGAGTTCGCCGGACCCATCACCACGGTGCGGTGTTTCGAGGACAACGCCCTGCTGAAGTCTGTGCTGTCAGAACCCGGCGACGGCGGCGTACTCGTCGTCGACGGAGACGGTTCGGTGCACACCGCGCTGGTCGGCGACGTGATCGCCGAACTGGGCCGCTCCAACGGCTGGTCCGGTCTGATCATCAACGGCGCGGTCCGGGACGCCTCGACCCTGCGCACCCTCGACATCGGCATCAAGGCGCTCGGCACGAATCCGCGCAAGAGCTCCAAGACCGGCGACGGTGTGCGCGACGCGGTGGTCGAGTTCGGCGGCGTGGTGTTCACCCCCGGCGACATCGCCTACAGCGACGACGACGGGATCGTCGTCGTCACCGCCGACTGA